The proteins below are encoded in one region of Brassica napus cultivar Da-Ae chromosome A6, Da-Ae, whole genome shotgun sequence:
- the LOC106345831 gene encoding nuclear transcription factor Y subunit A-5: protein MQVFQSKDSSGSTWENSNIQRSQSFSLTKNMMMMSTTQLPSSMKHSSLQLQNQDSSSTQSTGESGGGEAASFGEPNRYGCNSIVANTNLSGYNKSTTTSSMVSQEPVFPPTCGPPSWPLQCAETSHFNGFLASEYASQPTLSHLEMMGLVTSRVPLPHNIQENEPIFVNAKQYHAILRRRKHRAKLEAQNKLIKSRKPYLHESRHLHALKRARGSGGRFLNTKKLQESSNSPLCSSSQMANGEGYSKSSTTPSSSSDRNNMFQNTPFRFSGYPSTHHVSALMSET, encoded by the exons ATGCAAGTGTTCCAAAGCAAAGATTCATCTGGGTCTACTTGGGAAAACTCAAACATTCAAAGATCTCAATCTTTCAGCTTGACAAAGAACATGATGATGATGTCTACTACACAACTCCCCAGCTCGATGAAACATTCGAGTTTGCAGCTGCAAAATCAAGATTCTTCCTCAACGCAATCTACTGGAGAATCAGGCGGTGGTGAAGCTGCAAGCTTTGGAGAACCTAACCGTTATGGATGCAACAGCATTGTTGCTAATACCAATCTCTCAG GTTATAATAAGTCAACAACCACCTCGTCGATGGTGTCTCAAGAGCCTGTGTTTCCTCCTACTTGTGGTCCACCATCTTGGCCTCTTCAGTGTGCTGAAACATCACATTTCAATGGTTTCTTGGCTTCTGAATATGCATCGCAACCAACG CTATCGCATTTGGAAATGATGGGTTTGGTTACTTCAAGAGTGCCATTGCCTCATAACATTCAAGAGAACGAACCAATATTCGTCAATGCCAAACAGTACCATGCCATTCTTCGCCGCAGGAAACATCGTGCTAAGCTTGAAGCTCagaacaaactcatcaaaagcCGTAAA CCTTACCTTCATGAGTCTCGTCATCTTCATGCTTTAAAGAGAGCCAGAGGCTCTGGTGGACGTTTCCTCAATACAAAGAAGCTTCAAGAATCATCAAACTCACCACTCTGTTCTTCTTCTCAAATGGCAAATGGAGAGGGCTACTCAAAGAGCTCGACCACACCAAGCTCCAGTTCAGACCGTAACAACATGTTCCAGAACACACCGTTCAGATTCTCAGGGTATCCATCAACACACCATGTCTCAGCTCTCATGTCAGAGACTTGA